A part of Marinobacter psychrophilus genomic DNA contains:
- the argC gene encoding N-acetyl-gamma-glutamyl-phosphate reductase: MIKVGIVGGTGYTGVELLRVLAVHPQAQLHCITSRSEAGIPVSDLYPNLRGHFDLAFSEPDVAVLCQCDLVFFATPHGVAMRMVPELMAAGVRVVDLSADFRLKNLDVWAKWYGMPHESPEWAGKAVYGLPEVVRSELHGAQLVANPGCYPTAVQLGFLPLLENKLVDSSRLIADAKSGSSGAGRQASVGMLHGEVGESFKAYGASGHRHLPEIRQGLSQAAGTAVGVTFVPHLVPMIRGIEATLYAELHNVGDFDRLQELYEERYRDEPFVDVMPFGSHPETRSVRGANHCRMALHRQENSNVVIVTSVIDNLVKGAAGQAVQNMNVMFGLPEIMGLEAPAMLP; the protein is encoded by the coding sequence GTGATTAAAGTAGGTATTGTAGGTGGCACCGGATACACCGGCGTTGAATTGCTGAGGGTTCTGGCGGTGCATCCCCAGGCACAATTGCATTGTATTACCTCGCGTTCGGAAGCCGGTATCCCCGTTTCTGATCTTTACCCAAATCTGCGCGGCCACTTTGATCTGGCGTTTTCAGAACCCGATGTTGCCGTACTTTGCCAATGCGATCTGGTGTTTTTTGCCACGCCACACGGTGTAGCCATGCGAATGGTGCCGGAGTTAATGGCAGCGGGTGTGCGCGTTGTGGATTTGTCGGCCGATTTTCGCTTGAAAAATCTGGACGTTTGGGCAAAGTGGTATGGGATGCCTCACGAGAGTCCAGAGTGGGCGGGAAAAGCCGTTTACGGTCTGCCTGAAGTGGTGCGTAGTGAACTCCATGGTGCACAGCTGGTGGCTAACCCCGGCTGTTATCCTACTGCGGTGCAATTGGGTTTTCTGCCTTTGCTGGAAAACAAGCTGGTAGACAGCTCCCGCTTAATTGCCGATGCCAAATCGGGCTCGAGTGGTGCGGGCCGTCAGGCCAGCGTAGGTATGTTGCATGGCGAGGTGGGTGAAAGTTTCAAGGCCTATGGCGCGTCTGGCCATCGCCACCTGCCGGAAATTCGCCAAGGCCTAAGCCAGGCCGCAGGAACCGCGGTGGGCGTTACATTTGTGCCGCACTTGGTGCCGATGATTCGCGGCATAGAGGCGACGCTTTACGCTGAATTGCATAACGTAGGCGATTTTGACAGGCTGCAGGAATTGTACGAAGAGCGTTATCGCGATGAGCCCTTTGTGGATGTAATGCCGTTTGGCAGTCACCCGGAAACCCGCAGTGTGCGCGGCGCGAATCACTGTCGCATGGCGCTGCACCGCCAGGAAAACAGCAACGTGGTTATTGTTACCTCGGTGATTGATAACCTGGTGAAGGGTGCTGCCGGTCAGGCCGTACAGAATATGAACGTCATGTTTGGCCTCCCCGAAATAATGGGCCTGGAAGCGCCAGCCATGCTGCCATGA
- the erpA gene encoding iron-sulfur cluster insertion protein ErpA, protein MSVVQQQVSAPLFFSNSAAAKAKELIDEEGNADLKLRVYVTGGGCSGFQYGFSFDDAQDDEDTIIERDGVKLLVDPMSYQYLVGSTVDYLEGLQGSQFVVNNPNASSTCGCGSSFSI, encoded by the coding sequence TTGAGCGTAGTTCAGCAACAGGTATCAGCCCCGCTGTTTTTCAGTAACAGTGCGGCGGCCAAAGCCAAAGAGCTTATTGATGAAGAAGGCAACGCCGACCTCAAGTTGCGGGTGTATGTAACCGGTGGGGGGTGTTCTGGCTTTCAGTATGGGTTTTCATTCGATGACGCCCAAGACGATGAAGACACAATTATCGAGCGCGACGGTGTGAAACTACTGGTAGACCCGATGAGTTATCAGTATCTGGTAGGTTCTACAGTCGATTATCTGGAAGGTCTACAGGGATCACAGTTTGTGGTGAACAACCCCAACGCCAGCTCCACTTGCGGCTGCGGCAGTTCCTTCTCCATCTAA
- the tyrS gene encoding tyrosine--tRNA ligase has protein sequence MASIDESLALIKRGIDELIPEEELVAKLKEGRPLRIKAGFDPTAPDLHLGHTVLINKLRQFQDLGHEVIFLIGDFTGMIGDPSGKSATRPPLTSEQVAANAVSYKEQVFKILDPAKTRVAFNSEWMSKMSAADMIALAGQYTVARMLERDDFDKRYTGGQPIAIHEFLYPLIQGYDSVALKADVELGGTDQKFNLLMGRALQKNYGQKPQVILTVPILEGLDGVQKMSKSLGNYVGVNDAPGEMYTKLLSVPDGLLWRYFELLSFRPLAEVEEFQAQVSSGANPQDYKKLLAEELITRFHNEDAAKTAHKSAGNRVALGEIPDNVPEVSVALEGQEQLAIGTVLRMAGLVKNGAAARDVLGRGAVFIDGVKLEGDRMFAEGDTCVIQAGKKKVARITMVK, from the coding sequence ATGGCATCGATTGATGAATCGCTAGCGCTTATTAAGCGTGGTATCGACGAGCTAATTCCCGAGGAGGAGTTAGTCGCCAAACTTAAAGAAGGGCGCCCGCTGCGTATTAAGGCTGGTTTTGATCCCACTGCGCCTGACCTTCACCTTGGCCACACGGTGCTTATTAACAAGCTGCGCCAGTTCCAGGATTTGGGTCACGAAGTCATTTTCCTGATCGGAGACTTCACCGGTATGATTGGCGACCCGTCGGGCAAGAGTGCTACCCGGCCGCCGCTGACCAGTGAGCAGGTAGCGGCTAATGCGGTTAGCTATAAAGAGCAGGTGTTCAAAATTCTGGATCCCGCCAAAACTCGCGTTGCTTTTAATTCTGAATGGATGAGCAAAATGAGCGCTGCCGACATGATTGCTTTGGCGGGGCAGTACACAGTAGCTCGCATGCTCGAACGCGACGATTTTGACAAGCGTTACACCGGTGGTCAGCCGATTGCGATACACGAATTTCTATACCCGCTCATTCAGGGATACGATTCGGTTGCCCTGAAGGCAGACGTCGAACTCGGCGGTACCGATCAGAAATTTAATCTGCTGATGGGGCGGGCGTTGCAGAAGAATTACGGTCAGAAACCGCAAGTCATATTGACGGTACCCATTCTTGAGGGTCTGGATGGGGTGCAAAAGATGTCCAAGTCGTTGGGCAACTATGTAGGTGTGAATGACGCGCCTGGTGAAATGTATACTAAGTTGCTGTCGGTACCTGATGGGCTGTTATGGCGTTACTTTGAATTGCTGAGCTTCCGGCCTTTGGCTGAAGTAGAAGAGTTTCAGGCCCAAGTAAGTTCCGGAGCTAACCCGCAGGACTATAAAAAGCTGCTGGCAGAAGAGCTGATTACGCGCTTCCATAATGAAGACGCTGCGAAGACTGCTCACAAGTCTGCGGGCAACCGTGTGGCGCTAGGCGAAATACCCGACAACGTGCCCGAGGTAAGCGTTGCGCTGGAGGGGCAGGAACAGTTGGCAATCGGTACGGTGCTGCGTATGGCCGGATTGGTCAAGAACGGCGCAGCAGCGCGGGATGTGTTGGGCCGCGGTGCTGTATTTATAGATGGCGTAAAGCTTGAGGGCGACAGAATGTTTGCCGAAGGCGACACCTGTGTTATCCAGGCCGGCAAGAAGAAGGTTGCGCGTATTACTATGGTGAAATAG
- a CDS encoding anhydro-N-acetylmuramic acid kinase → MTAWIGLMSGTSMDGIDAVLVSFETNTIEFHARHTLAYPAELRARLELAAQNHATPDELGELDTLTGQLFAKAANAVIQQSGTPLESIGAVGSHGQTIRHQPSGSAPFSLQIANPNIIAEYTGVATVADFRRRDMAAGGQGAPLMPLFHQSFFSSVEEDRCIINLGGIANITWLPRVGTGSVYGFDTGPANALLDAWCADQTGRHFDCDGRLAEEGIVNEALLGDLFTDAYFASPAPKSTGKERFNLGWIKTRLQRYPDLLASDVQRTLLQLTVLSIAQQMPQSAAFTVYVCGGGALNPVLMRELARALSPAEVYSTEELGLDPQWVEPAGFAWLARRTVLGLSGNLPEVTGASGPRVLGAIYPA, encoded by the coding sequence ATGACCGCCTGGATAGGGCTAATGTCAGGCACCAGCATGGACGGTATAGACGCCGTGCTGGTGTCATTTGAAACCAACACCATAGAATTTCACGCCCGCCACACCCTGGCCTACCCCGCCGAACTTCGAGCCAGGCTAGAACTGGCCGCCCAGAATCACGCGACACCCGATGAGTTGGGTGAGCTGGATACGCTGACGGGCCAGTTGTTTGCCAAGGCTGCAAACGCCGTTATTCAGCAGTCCGGCACACCTTTAGAGAGTATTGGCGCGGTGGGCAGCCATGGCCAAACAATACGCCACCAGCCTAGCGGTAGCGCGCCATTTTCCCTGCAAATTGCTAACCCAAACATCATCGCCGAGTACACCGGAGTCGCGACCGTTGCCGATTTTCGTCGCCGCGACATGGCCGCTGGTGGGCAAGGCGCGCCGCTGATGCCACTGTTTCACCAGTCATTCTTCAGCAGCGTAGAGGAAGACCGCTGCATCATCAATTTGGGCGGCATTGCTAATATCACTTGGCTACCGAGAGTTGGAACAGGAAGCGTTTACGGCTTTGATACAGGTCCAGCCAATGCCTTGTTAGATGCTTGGTGTGCCGACCAGACTGGCCGTCATTTTGACTGTGATGGCCGCTTGGCCGAAGAAGGTATTGTCAACGAGGCGCTGCTTGGCGATCTGTTTACTGACGCCTACTTTGCAAGCCCGGCACCAAAAAGTACCGGCAAAGAACGTTTTAATCTAGGCTGGATAAAAACTCGGCTGCAACGTTACCCAGACTTACTTGCCTCAGATGTGCAGCGCACACTGTTACAGCTTACGGTGCTCAGTATTGCTCAGCAGATGCCACAATCGGCGGCATTTACGGTGTATGTGTGTGGCGGCGGGGCACTGAACCCCGTGTTGATGCGCGAACTTGCTCGGGCGCTTAGCCCGGCTGAGGTGTACAGCACTGAGGAACTGGGACTCGACCCGCAATGGGTCGAACCCGCAGGATTTGCCTGGTTAGCTCGTCGCACCGTTCTGGGGCTGAGTGGCAATCTGCCAGAAGTGACCGGCGCCAGCGGGCCGAGAGTGTTGGGGGCCATCTACCCGGCCTAA
- a CDS encoding OapA family protein, which yields MFKTFPKTHITIAAAATVVVTTAMMMSPSADVEAKRMSITLDLESGAATTVVTSPPALPTLLVPGAQAKATQASNTATNVNSNLTTAVAPSTALAAEALLPGPGKPAIDVQSFDVRSGDTLSSLFKKAGFNDGIMLSVIHGTGEAKKLQRLYAGETLRFATDSEGSLAGIELQRSKLESLSITHGEDGFVGKKVVRKPEVQTAFTSGTIDGSLYLAARAAGMDDRLTMEMAGIFGWDIDFVYDVRKGDRFEVVYEELYLDGEKFGSGRILSANFVNRGEDNIAMLYTDARGETDYYSPTGSSMRKAFLRVPLNARVSSPFNLQRRHPVLDVVRPHEGTDYAAPPGTPIKAVGNGRIKFAGWKGGYGRTVVLSHGDNITTLYAHMSKLARGIKNGGRVKQGETIGYVGSSGMVTGPHLHYEFRVNGAPRNSRTVKLPDAKPIPKTELARFEKFTQQQLAQLDDLRGNEKLPLTLASGK from the coding sequence GTGTTTAAAACATTCCCCAAGACGCACATTACCATCGCAGCAGCAGCCACCGTTGTTGTTACCACTGCTATGATGATGAGCCCGAGTGCAGATGTAGAAGCCAAGCGCATGTCCATCACGCTTGATCTTGAATCGGGCGCAGCCACTACCGTTGTTACTTCTCCTCCTGCGCTACCAACATTGTTAGTGCCTGGGGCACAAGCAAAAGCAACCCAAGCATCGAACACCGCAACCAACGTAAATTCAAATCTGACAACTGCCGTCGCGCCTTCGACCGCGCTTGCAGCCGAAGCCCTTCTCCCTGGCCCAGGCAAGCCGGCCATAGACGTGCAATCGTTTGATGTTCGTTCGGGTGACACTTTGTCGTCTCTGTTCAAAAAGGCCGGCTTTAATGATGGCATTATGCTGTCGGTTATTCATGGAACAGGCGAAGCCAAGAAACTGCAGCGCCTTTACGCCGGCGAGACCCTCCGTTTTGCCACAGATTCTGAAGGATCCCTTGCCGGGATCGAACTGCAGCGAAGCAAATTAGAAAGCCTAAGCATTACCCACGGTGAAGACGGGTTCGTTGGCAAAAAGGTTGTTCGCAAGCCTGAAGTGCAAACAGCTTTTACTAGTGGCACCATCGATGGCTCCCTTTACCTGGCGGCCCGCGCTGCCGGTATGGACGACCGGCTGACCATGGAAATGGCTGGCATCTTTGGCTGGGACATCGATTTTGTATACGACGTGCGCAAAGGCGATCGCTTTGAGGTGGTGTACGAAGAGCTGTATCTAGACGGCGAGAAGTTTGGCAGCGGACGCATCCTGTCGGCGAACTTCGTTAATCGCGGCGAAGACAACATCGCCATGCTGTACACAGACGCTCGGGGTGAAACCGATTACTACAGCCCCACTGGCAGCAGTATGCGCAAAGCCTTTTTGCGCGTGCCGCTAAACGCCCGGGTTTCATCACCCTTTAATTTGCAGCGTCGGCATCCAGTGTTAGATGTCGTCAGGCCTCACGAAGGCACCGACTATGCAGCCCCCCCAGGAACACCTATTAAAGCGGTAGGCAACGGGCGAATCAAATTTGCCGGCTGGAAAGGCGGTTACGGCCGTACGGTTGTATTGTCACACGGCGATAATATTACAACGTTGTATGCCCACATGAGCAAACTTGCCAGGGGCATCAAAAATGGCGGGCGAGTTAAGCAAGGTGAAACCATCGGTTACGTTGGCTCTTCCGGCATGGTCACAGGCCCGCACTTGCACTATGAATTCCGGGTTAACGGTGCACCGCGCAACTCACGCACCGTTAAGTTGCCAGACGCCAAGCCTATTCCAAAAACCGAACTGGCCCGCTTCGAGAAATTCACTCAGCAACAGCTGGCACAGCTAGACGACTTACGCGGTAATGAAAAACTGCCTTTGACTCTGGCTTCAGGGAAGTAA
- a CDS encoding DUF6776 family protein: protein MVNSALQTTKTAGVGWRWLMLALMCGTFLAGGYWAGVQHGTGSERARLGQVKVERDQLEASATELRKQYQVARQQKISLERGRAIDEQALSQARQSLVALETSNAQLRLDLGFYKKIMAPASVAKGLQIDRLSIDKTPEGGFNFRLVLTQVGNNKLYQSGVVAVNLLAQPGDSAEAIRLRDVSPQIDDVGVKFRFRYFQDIKVSLTLPDGFEPLEVQVVAQPKGKETVNVQRTFLWSKLVAN from the coding sequence GTGGTTAACTCCGCCCTTCAAACAACCAAAACTGCAGGTGTTGGCTGGCGCTGGTTGATGTTGGCGCTAATGTGCGGGACGTTTTTGGCCGGCGGCTACTGGGCCGGTGTGCAGCACGGCACTGGTAGTGAACGTGCGCGCCTGGGCCAGGTTAAAGTTGAACGTGACCAGTTAGAAGCGTCTGCGACAGAGCTACGCAAACAGTATCAGGTAGCGCGGCAGCAAAAAATAAGTTTGGAGCGTGGGCGGGCGATTGACGAGCAAGCGTTGAGCCAGGCTCGGCAGAGCCTTGTGGCGCTGGAAACCAGTAATGCCCAGTTACGTTTGGACCTGGGTTTTTATAAAAAAATCATGGCTCCGGCAAGCGTGGCCAAAGGCTTACAGATTGACCGCCTGAGTATTGATAAAACCCCCGAAGGCGGTTTCAATTTTCGGCTGGTGCTGACCCAGGTTGGTAACAACAAACTCTATCAGTCGGGCGTGGTAGCCGTGAATCTGTTGGCCCAGCCCGGTGATAGTGCAGAGGCAATCCGGCTGCGTGATGTATCGCCACAGATTGATGATGTGGGTGTTAAGTTCCGTTTTCGCTATTTTCAGGACATTAAGGTTTCACTCACGTTGCCCGATGGGTTTGAGCCTCTGGAGGTGCAAGTAGTAGCGCAGCCAAAAGGTAAAGAAACCGTAAACGTCCAGCGTACTTTTTTATGGAGCAAACTGGTGGCGAACTAG